The following proteins are encoded in a genomic region of Rhodothermales bacterium:
- a CDS encoding putative toxin-antitoxin system toxin component, PIN family — MRVFLDANVLISAYFTHTVAYELQQRVLAEHDLVLGLFVAVETERVLTTKMKAPPEQVSLYLSDLKNRAAHMEPVPTDMAPRGLRDPNDDAVLLSALRGGADVLVTRDKDLLDEAARFAGEIVILSPRGFLEWVREEES; from the coding sequence ATGCGCGTTTTCCTGGATGCCAACGTTCTTATCAGCGCCTACTTCACCCATACTGTAGCCTACGAGCTGCAGCAACGCGTTCTGGCCGAGCACGATCTGGTGCTGGGCCTTTTTGTTGCCGTCGAGACGGAGCGCGTTCTGACAACGAAGATGAAGGCTCCTCCCGAGCAGGTTTCGTTATACCTGAGTGATCTAAAGAACCGGGCCGCACACATGGAGCCGGTGCCCACCGACATGGCCCCCAGGGGGCTGCGCGATCCGAACGACGACGCCGTACTACTCTCCGCTCTTCGCGGCGGGGCAGACGTACTCGTGACCCGGGACAAAGACTTGCTCGACGAGGCGGCGCGCTTCGCAGGCGAGATCGTCATTCTCTCTCCCCGGGGATTTCTGGAGTGGGTTCGGGAAGAGGAAAGCTAG